One part of the Aspergillus luchuensis IFO 4308 DNA, chromosome 5, nearly complete sequence genome encodes these proteins:
- a CDS encoding uncharacterized protein (COG:S;~EggNog:ENOG410PKVH) encodes MRCPGPPCRHDGQYCWQDPMGKQHYKLKTHHLRSLVKFVENGGELETHEDVPEDIRQQLYGEEEQRLEKQKKGGQNAHGGTMWPPININVLPSQSSHPSQMNSNASLSVSCGPIDIPGPLDTAIDEYTAWQKSRVSRDSFKEQIDIARNVALENCLDLRQIHKDQDSGVFISQGVKVGAARRFFSEIRSWLEERGRRRDSEDN; translated from the coding sequence ATGCGTTGTCCAGGCCCACCCTgtcgccatgatggccagTATTGCTGGCAAGACCCTATGGGGAAGCAACATTACAAATTGAAAACCCATCATCTAAGGAGTCTGGTCAAGTTCGTTGAGAATGGTGGCGAATTAGAGACCCACGAGGATGTTCCAGAAGATATCCGTCAGCAGTTGTACGGCGAGGAGGAACAACGCCTTGagaaacagaagaaaggaggCCAGAACGCACATGGTGGGACAATGTGGCCGCCAATCAATATTAATGTCCTCCCGTCACAGTCATCTCATCCCTCGCAGATGAACAGTAACGCGTCTCTGAGTGTCAGTTGTGGGCCCATTGATATACCGGGCCCGCTTGACACAGCGATCGATGAGTACACGGCTTGGCAAAAATCCCGTGTGAGTCGGGATTCTTTCAAGGAACAGATAGACATAGCCCGCAATGTGGCATTGGAGAACTGTCTGGATCTGAGACAGATTCATAAGGATCAGGACTCAGGGGTTTTCATCAGCCAAGGCGTGAAAGTTGGTGCTGCTCGCCGATTTTTTAGTGAGATCAGAAGCTGGCTTGAAGAAcgtgggagaagaagagactcAGAAGATAACTAG
- a CDS encoding uncharacterized protein (COG:O;~EggNog:ENOG410PK6K) produces the protein MGFVAHRAGQALELNLWPPSAAVTLAALPYLKSFYDSIYERMFGKLERRWIAEVQPHQLDTNDGNALPVHPEPDRPNDDNRVLMTINSEGNTWQSGGYCPRSARAPSHICLDGRTANVHFAQFCRDCVEQMFLGRNQRRRIASSSMLCERAVEWTAKDRSHILRGADMFEADSSICQTE, from the exons ATGGGTTTCGTCGCACATCGAGCAGGACAGGCGCTGGAGTTGAATCTTTGGCCACCCAGTGCGGCAGTCACGTTAGCCGCTCTTCCGTACCTGAAAAGCTTCTACGACAGTATCTACGAGCGAATGTTCGGCAAGTTGGAGCGAAGATGGATTGCGGAGGTGCAGCCGCACCAGTTGGATACAAATGATGGTAATGCGCTGCCCGTGCATCCTGAGCCAGACCGACCCAATGACGACAACAGGGTTCTGATGACTATCAACTCGGAAGGCAACACTTGGCAATCTGGCGGATATTGTCCTCGGAGCGCTCGCGCTCCCAGCCATATCTGCCTCGATGGGCGGACTGCTAACGTACATTTTGCCCAATTCTGCCGTGATTGTGTTGAGCAGATGTTCCTCGGGCGCAATCAAAGACGAAGAATTGCATCCTCCTCTATGTTGTG TGAAAGGGCGGTTGAATGGACTGCTAAAGATCGATCGCACATACTGCGCGGAGCCGAC
- a CDS encoding uncharacterized protein (COG:L;~EggNog:ENOG410Q1Z8;~TransMembrane:1 (o195-214i)), giving the protein MQLLTFHASYSVRFLSNLPSMTNTREDRRLPPLPCVEPLPRGPLDPSNAIANATSAARTQHTCPVRSTWSGAEERVVAIESSASSAESSLPEPDESQEAFMWPQDLSSPPFLSLIAPVNINRKPPLQQQCGRKRKASMAPAGLDNQRERHRIAEGNRRKNLSQLHRELDSRIHDYFLEQAGWNPSKGLPGSKEQIVQAAIFLIDYMVSIIMDLLRQENKMPRRLSERLTPQTRCMQLQQLVFRLREQNQAFQQQLKRLQKEN; this is encoded by the coding sequence ATGCAGCTTCTGACGTTTCACGCTTCTTACAGTGTACGCTTCCTGTCCAACCTGCCTAGTATGACAAATACGAGAGAAGATCGTCGCCTGCCCCCGCTCCCATGCGTGGAGCCCTTGCCCCGCGGACCCTTAGATCCATCCAATGCCATCGCCAATGCCACCAGCGCTGCAAGAACTCAGCACACTTGCCCCGTGAGATCAACATGGTCGGGAGCGGAAGAGCGTGTTGTGGCCATTGAATCATCGGCAAGCTCAGCGGAGAGTTCCTTGCCGGAACCTGACGAGTCTCAGGAGGCGTTCATGTGGCCGCAAgatctttcctctcctccatttCTAAGCCTCATCGCCCCCGTGAACATCAACCGCAAGCCGCcgttgcagcagcagtgcgGGCGGAAGCGCAAGGCCAGCATGGCTCCAGCGGGTTTAGACAACCAGAGAGAAAGGCACAGAATTGCGGAGGGCAACCGACGAAAGAACCTCAGCCAGCTGCACCGTGAGCTGGACAGCCGCATTCATGATTACTTCCTGGAGCAAGCTGGTTGGAACCCTTCCAAGGGCCTACCGGGGTCCAAGGAACAAATTGTTCAAGCTGCCATCTTTCTCATTGACTACATGGTCTCGATCATCATGGACTTGCTTCGCCAAGAGAACAAGATGCCACGCCGACTGTCGGAGCGCCTGACGCCCCAGACCCGCtgcatgcagctgcagcagctggtgtTCAGGCTTCGGGAGCAGAACCAAGctttccagcagcagctcaagagacttcaaaaagaaaactag
- a CDS encoding HNH endonuclease signature motif containing protein (COG:S;~EggNog:ENOG410PV9A;~InterPro:IPR003615;~PFAM:PF13391) — translation MAAALSYFESFAGDGSMDASKSMRIKSALESFAEYIVDNFLLPLRASSVKTPQATPTALSLSQTPTQVGTRQRVSALRKACLVRYHHRCVISRKFDIVEARKRSAEDRDNCKDDDGNLLSSEARGGFQYLEVAHILPHSLTTVAQGESELSESKTNVFRILDMFDPGLSHRLDGANIDRPVNALTLTLEYHRLLGEFQIYFEPTGRPHEYKIDSLEDSPFLRDPLFPVTRTLSLSPNRTIDPPDPRLLRVHCAIAHIMKLSGAAEHIEKVLRDMEEVDVKADGSTNLGYIMGLRLNGWVNTLSVF, via the exons ATGGCTGCTGCCCTGTCTTACTTTGAGTCCTTCGCTGGAGACGGAAGTATGGATGCAAGCAAATCGATGCGTATAAAGAGCGCTCTTGAAAGTTTTGCTGAGTATATTGTCGATaatttccttctcccac TTAGGGCTTCTTCAGTAAAAACACCACAAGCAACACCTACGGCATTGTCCTTGAGTCAGACACCTACACAAGTGGGCACGAGACAGCGTGTCTCTGCCTTACGGAAAGCCTGTCTTGTACGTTATCACCATCGGTGCGTGATTTCCCGCAAGTTTGATATCGTCGAAGCCAGGAAGCGCAGCGCAGAGGATAGGGATAACTGTAAAGACGACGATGGAAATCTACTGAGCAGTGAAGCACGGGGCGGATTCCAGTATCTGGAAGTTGCGCACATCCTCCCACACAGCTTGACAACAGTGGCACAGGGAGAGTCAGAGCTG AGCGAGTCAAAAACGAATGTGTTCCGTATACTGGATATGTTTGATCCTGGGCTCAGTCACCGTCTTGATGGTGCGAATATCGATAGGCCTGTTAATGCTCTTACGCTGACGCTTGAATATCATCGACTACTTGGTGAATTTCAAATCTATTTCGAACCCACAGGGAGGCCACATGAGTATAAGATCGACTCGCTTGAAGATAGCCCCTTCCTGCGCGATCCGCTATTTCCCGTCACTCGTACTCTGAGCCTTAGCCCCAACCGAACAATCGATCCACCAGACCCCAGACTTCTCCGTGTCCACTGTGCCATTGCACATATTATGAAACTCAGCGGGGCAGCTGAACATATCGAGAAAGTCCTGCGTGACATGGAAGAGGTGGACGTTAAAGCTGATGGCTCAACAAATTTAGGTTATATAATGGGTTTACGACTCAACGGTTGGGTGAACACTTTGTCAGTGTTTTAA
- a CDS encoding RNase H1/viroplasmin domain-containing protein (InterPro:IPR009027,IPR011320,IPR037056;~PFAM:PF01693): MPHKNKEYYAVLTGRIDEPTIFSSWGDVHPRVTGCRSKLKAFDDLLEAQDFVEKNGVKQPKLVIKKGAGETTPLLGNEAFYAVANGRNPGIYPYYHGKTKPEVHGFSGACHKHFRTHSQAEAFIEDWRNSYADVCRREIKAKLDQGSRPPNMGLRGILQANSEYDISEDITKMTEKLILKGE, translated from the exons ATGCCACATAAGAATAAGGAATATTATGCTGTTCTTACTGGACGGATTGATGAGCCGACGATATTTTCATCGTG GGGCGATGTACACCCTCGCGTGACTGGATGCCGTTCAAAACTCAAGGCCTTCGACGATCTTCTAGAAGCACAAGACTTCGTGGAGAAAAATGGAGTCAAGCAGCCTAAATTGGTAATCAAGAAAGGGGCCGGAGAAACTACACCATTACTAGGAAATGAAGCCTTTTACGCAGTTGCCAATGGTAGGAACCCAGGAATTTACCCCTACTATCA TGGAAAAACGAAGCCAGAGGTTCATGGATTCTCAGGGGCTTGTCATAAGCACTTTAGAACACATTCACAGGCAGAAGCTTTTATTGAAGATTGGAGAAACTCCTATGCTGACGTTTGCCGGAGGGAGATAAAAGCAAAGCTAGATCAGGGATCCAGGCCACCAAATATGGGATTGAGGGGTATCTTGCAAGCAAATTCTGAATACGATATAAGCGAAGATATTACAAAGATGACCGAGAAGCTGATTTTGAAGGGTGAATAG